A region of Pyxidicoccus parkwaysis DNA encodes the following proteins:
- a CDS encoding gluconokinase: MVVIVMGVSGAGKTTEGRALAASLGWRFVDADDLHPQSNIAKMAAGVPLTDEDRWPWLRMLSGLIGAALKQGDDLVVACSALKASYRQVLEVDPARMRWVYLDAPREVLASRLAQRHGHFMPPSLLDSQLETLELPANALRVDVTPPPEEVVKRIREGLGL; encoded by the coding sequence ATGGTGGTCATCGTCATGGGGGTGTCGGGCGCGGGGAAGACGACGGAGGGCCGCGCGCTGGCGGCGTCGCTGGGCTGGCGCTTCGTGGACGCAGACGACCTGCACCCGCAGTCCAACATCGCGAAGATGGCGGCGGGCGTGCCGCTGACGGACGAGGACCGCTGGCCGTGGCTGCGGATGCTGTCGGGGCTGATTGGCGCGGCGCTGAAGCAGGGGGACGATTTGGTGGTGGCGTGCTCGGCGCTGAAGGCGTCCTACCGCCAGGTGCTGGAGGTGGACCCGGCGCGGATGCGGTGGGTGTACCTGGACGCGCCGCGCGAGGTGCTGGCGAGCCGGCTGGCGCAGCGCCACGGGCACTTCATGCCGCCGTCGCTGCTGGACAGCCAGCTCGAGACGCTGGAGCTGCCGGCGAATGCGCTCCGGGTGGACGTGACGCCTCCGCCGGAGGAGGTGGTGAAGCGGATTCGTGAAGGACTGGGGCTCTGA
- a CDS encoding SMI1/KNR4 family protein: MAHFVRTSEGGPPLTEEALRSFEEKCGVRLPTCFREFLLATNGGRPERDLFVINGLSGNPFGRIHFFFGLNDPVESCNLDWNLKVFRGRIPTGLLPIATTEGADKVCLEVAGNSVGRVVYWDAHAREDETNVYVLAENMDAFMLSLRSDELSPRLLEA, encoded by the coding sequence ATGGCTCACTTCGTGCGGACATCCGAGGGCGGGCCTCCGCTGACCGAGGAGGCGCTTCGGTCATTTGAAGAGAAGTGCGGAGTCAGACTTCCCACCTGTTTTCGAGAGTTCTTGTTGGCAACGAATGGCGGACGACCTGAGCGCGACCTCTTCGTGATCAACGGCCTGAGCGGAAACCCGTTTGGTCGAATCCACTTTTTCTTCGGGCTGAACGACCCTGTTGAGTCGTGCAATCTCGACTGGAACCTCAAGGTCTTCAGGGGACGCATTCCCACGGGATTGCTTCCAATTGCCACGACAGAAGGCGCCGACAAGGTCTGCTTGGAAGTTGCAGGAAATTCCGTGGGGCGGGTCGTCTACTGGGATGCCCACGCACGTGAAGATGAGACAAACGTCTACGTCCTGGCCGAGAACATGGATGCCTTCATGTTGTCTCTGCGCTCTGATGAGCTATCGCCCCGGCTCCTCGAGGCATAG